One genomic window of Geodermatophilus sp. DSM 44513 includes the following:
- a CDS encoding IclR family transcriptional regulator, protein MADTAGTEGAGRVADVLLAFLDGPDSLGVSALARDLGLSKAVVHRILQTLVQRGLLEPDPGPRGYRLGPSAAALGARALRGLDLRLTALPVLRELQERTGETTTISACVPGGRVYLDQVESTEEIKMTVELGRRFPLHAGSSSTCILAFLPADEVEAVLTGPLDRMTERTVVDTAELRRRIREVRACGYAWSDGERQEGAGSVAAPVFGVDGTVVGSISVCGPAARVDATSCDRFVPLLTSAADRISRDLGWRGGLPPMEGRAIA, encoded by the coding sequence GTGGCCGACACCGCGGGCACCGAGGGCGCCGGTCGCGTGGCCGACGTCCTGCTGGCCTTCCTGGACGGGCCCGACTCGCTGGGCGTCTCGGCGCTGGCCCGGGACCTCGGGCTGTCCAAGGCCGTCGTGCACCGGATCCTGCAGACCCTGGTGCAGCGCGGCCTGCTCGAACCGGACCCCGGTCCGCGGGGGTACCGCCTCGGGCCGTCGGCGGCCGCGCTCGGCGCCCGCGCCCTGCGCGGGCTGGACCTGCGCCTCACCGCCCTGCCGGTCCTGCGCGAGCTGCAGGAGCGCACGGGCGAGACCACGACCATCTCCGCGTGCGTGCCGGGCGGCCGGGTGTACCTCGACCAGGTCGAGAGCACCGAGGAGATCAAGATGACCGTGGAGCTCGGCCGCCGCTTCCCGCTGCACGCCGGCAGCTCGAGCACCTGCATCCTCGCCTTCCTGCCGGCCGACGAGGTCGAGGCCGTGCTGACCGGTCCGCTGGACCGGATGACCGAGCGCACCGTCGTGGACACCGCCGAGCTGCGCCGGCGGATCCGCGAGGTGCGGGCCTGCGGGTACGCCTGGTCCGACGGCGAGCGGCAGGAGGGCGCCGGATCGGTGGCCGCGCCCGTCTTCGGCGTCGACGGGACGGTCGTGGGCTCCATCTCGGTGTGTGGCCCCGCTGCCCGCGTCGACGCCACGTCCTGCGACCGGTTCGTCCCCCTCCTCACCTCCGCCGCCGACCGCATCTCCCGGGACCTGGGCTGGCGTGGCGGACTGCCCCCCATGGAAGGACGGGCCATCGCATGA
- a CDS encoding CaiB/BaiF CoA-transferase family protein, translating into MSAALAGLRVLDVSTLFAGPLAATMLGDFGADVVKVEHPRGDPVRHHGASKDGVGLWGKVVGRNKRGITLYLGSPAGQDVFRRLVATADVVIENFRPGTLERWGLGYDELSRINPGLVLVRVTGFGQFGPYAGRPGFGTLAEAMSGFAAITGEPDGPPTLPPFGLADGISALAAAFATMTALRARDASGRGQVVDLAIIEPILTLLGPQPTVYDALGEVQPRTGNRSANNAPRNTYRTRDGRWVAVSTSAQSIAERVVRLVGRPDFVDEPWFASGAERAEHADELDEAVGRWIADRDRDEVVRAFEDAQAAVAPVYDVRDVLADPQFAALGSLVRVPDPELGSVLMQNVLFRLSDTPGTIRTAGPVLGQHTEEVLGELGLDADAVAELRRQGAV; encoded by the coding sequence ATGAGCGCAGCCCTCGCCGGTCTCCGCGTCCTGGACGTCTCCACCCTGTTCGCCGGCCCGCTCGCCGCCACGATGCTCGGCGACTTCGGTGCCGACGTGGTCAAGGTCGAGCACCCGAGGGGGGACCCGGTCCGCCACCACGGCGCGAGCAAGGACGGCGTCGGGCTGTGGGGCAAGGTCGTCGGCCGCAACAAGCGCGGCATCACCCTCTACCTCGGCTCCCCCGCGGGCCAGGACGTCTTCCGGCGGCTGGTGGCGACGGCCGACGTCGTCATCGAGAACTTCCGCCCCGGCACGCTGGAGCGCTGGGGCCTGGGCTACGACGAGCTGTCCCGGATCAACCCGGGACTCGTGCTGGTCCGGGTGACCGGCTTCGGCCAGTTCGGCCCGTACGCCGGGCGGCCGGGGTTCGGCACGCTGGCCGAGGCCATGAGCGGCTTCGCCGCGATCACCGGGGAACCCGACGGCCCGCCCACGCTGCCGCCCTTCGGCCTGGCCGACGGCATCTCGGCACTCGCTGCGGCGTTCGCGACGATGACCGCCCTGCGTGCCCGCGACGCCAGCGGCCGGGGACAGGTCGTCGACCTGGCCATCATCGAGCCGATCCTGACCCTGCTGGGCCCCCAGCCGACGGTGTACGACGCCCTGGGTGAGGTCCAGCCCCGGACGGGCAACCGCTCGGCCAACAACGCCCCCCGCAACACCTACCGGACGAGGGACGGTCGCTGGGTCGCCGTCTCCACCAGCGCCCAGAGCATCGCCGAGCGGGTGGTGCGCCTGGTCGGCCGCCCGGACTTCGTCGACGAGCCGTGGTTCGCCTCCGGCGCCGAGCGCGCCGAGCACGCCGACGAGCTCGACGAGGCCGTCGGCCGGTGGATCGCCGACCGGGACCGGGACGAGGTGGTGCGCGCGTTCGAGGACGCCCAGGCCGCGGTGGCCCCCGTCTACGACGTCCGCGACGTGCTGGCCGACCCGCAGTTCGCCGCCCTGGGCAGCCTGGTCCGCGTCCCGGACCCCGAACTGGGCTCGGTGCTCATGCAGAACGTGCTCTTCCGGCTGTCCGACACCCCCGGGACGATCCGGACCGCGGGCCCGGTCCTCGGCCAGCACACCGAGGAGGTCCTCGGCGAGCTGGGGCTGGACGCCGACGCGGTCGCCGAGCTGCGCCGCCAGGGGGCCGTGTGA